A region of Cyanobacteria bacterium GSL.Bin1 DNA encodes the following proteins:
- a CDS encoding Uma2 family endonuclease translates to MINSIALQIPKTAQLTDEQFLAICRANPDLKLEKTATGELIIMPPTGGETGKQNAGINAQLWLWNQQNQRGVVFDSSIGFQLPNGSYRAPDASWVPQEKWNQLSIEQRKKFLPFCPDFVIELRSPHDSLSSLQAKMEEYLENGMRLGWLIDPENKQVEIYQQGQPKEILKNPQFLSGKTVLPEFTLDLEAIGFC, encoded by the coding sequence ATGATAAACTCGATTGCACTCCAAATTCCAAAAACAGCTCAACTCACCGACGAACAATTCTTAGCGATCTGCCGAGCCAACCCAGATTTAAAATTAGAAAAGACTGCCACTGGGGAGTTAATTATTATGCCGCCGACAGGGGGAGAAACGGGTAAACAAAATGCAGGAATTAATGCCCAATTATGGTTGTGGAATCAGCAAAATCAACGAGGAGTCGTGTTTGACTCTTCTATTGGCTTTCAACTCCCTAACGGCAGTTATCGCGCTCCTGACGCTTCCTGGGTTCCTCAAGAAAAATGGAATCAACTGAGTATAGAACAAAGGAAAAAGTTTCTTCCCTTCTGCCCAGACTTTGTCATTGAACTGCGCTCACCTCATGATAGTTTATCCAGTTTACAAGCCAAAATGGAAGAGTATCTTGAAAACGGTATGCGTTTAGGGTGGCTGATTGATCCAGAAAATAAGCAAGTTGAAATTTATCAACAAGGACAGCCGAAAGAGATTTTAAAGAATCCTCAGTTTTTATCAGGAAAAACTGTCTTACCTGAATTCACCCTTGATTTAGAAGCAATTGGATTTTGCTAA